One window of the Colletotrichum destructivum chromosome 6, complete sequence genome contains the following:
- a CDS encoding Class II Aminoacyl-tRNA synthetase/Biotinyl protein ligase (BPL) and lipoyl protein ligase (LPL) → MRTPVIMASRRLEGFLLSKQPLDRRWQSTAPRKTIAQFLDWKPDAEVNDVVLNGYVRSVRNMKTERFLNVGDGSSRTPIQALVSRTHDESANLRVGAAVRLRGSWVPSKTEGQSHELRAHHVEILGPSDAKTFPIQKKYQTPDYLRTMPHLRPRIPLNAAILRLRSEAVAVLTQFFASRDFVQTHPPIITSSDCEGAGEVFNVATGVAETEAPTALTAAKDKVPELFFRSPKYLTVSTQLHLEALAQSLGDVWTLSPTFRAERSDTSRHMSEFYMLEAEMSFVDDMDQVMDLVEDMLRSLAMGLYKTRAAQELRQRRAPGNTRTAEDDLVPREEVERRWLGLMQSPASKWPRITYAEAIKLLQAEAGRFELKPTWEDGLHSEHEKFLAKTLGATNDPGAYTPVFVTHYPREIKAFYMRRSASSASGIPGTPGGDTVDCFDLLVPDLCEIAGGSMREHRLEDLLETMKARGMGSPAADGRGGHTGSDLDWYVDLRRWGSNPHGGFGLGFDRLLSYLVGVPNVRDVVAFPRWFGRCDC, encoded by the exons ATGCGAACCCCAGTCATCATGGCCTCCCGACGGCTCGAGGGATTCCTGCTCTCGAAGCAGCCCCTCGATCGTCGATGGCAGTCGACGGCGCCTCGCAAGACGATTGCACAGTTTCTGGACTGGAAGCCCGACGCCGAAGTCAACGACGTTGTGCTCAACGGCTACGTCAGGTCTGTTAGGAACATGAAGACGGAACGCTTCCTCAACGTGGGCGACGGCTCTTCCCGCACTCCCATTCAGGCGCTGGTCTCGAGGACTCACGACGAAAG CGCAAACTTGCGAGTCGGTGCTGCAGTCCGCCTACGAGGCTCGTGGGTGCCCTCCAAGACGGAAGGTCAGAGCCACGAGTTGAGAGCCCATCATGTCGAGATTTTGGGTCCCTCTGACGCCAAG ACTTTCCCCATCCAAAAAAAGTACCAGACACCCGACTACCTACGCACCATGCCTCATCTTCGACCCCGGATACCGCTGAACGCCGCCATCTTGCGCCTGCGGTCGgaagccgtcgccgtcttgaCTCAGTTCTTCGCCTCGCGAGACTTTGTGCAGACCCATCCGCCGATAATCACTTCCTCGGACTGCGAAGGAGCAGGCGAGGTGTTCAACGTTGCCACGGGCGTGGCCGAGACAGAGGCGCCGACAGCCTTGACCGCTGCCAAGGACAAGGTACCAGAACTGTTCTTTCGTTCCCCAAAGTATCTGACCGTGTCGACACAACTCCATCTTGAGGCGTTGGCACAGTCTCTGGGCGATGTCTGGACATTGTCGCCGACTTTCCGCGCGGAACGAAGCGATACCTCGAGACATATGAGCGAGTTTTATATGTTGGAAGCCGAGATGAGCTTtgtcgacgacatggacCAAGTCATGGACCTTGTCGAGGACATGCTACGCAGCTTGGCCATGGGCCTTTACAAGACTCGCGCTGCACAGGAACTGCGCCAGCGGCGAGCTCCTGGCAATACTCGCACAGCCGAAGACGATCTCGTGCCTAGAGAGGAAGTGGAGCGTCGATGGTTGGGCTTGATGCAGAGCCCGGCCTCCAAGTGGCCGCGCATCACTTATGCCGAAGCCATCAAGCTACTCCAGGCTGAGGCAGGTCGATTCGAGCTCAAGCCTACGTGGGAGGACGGCCTGCACTCGGAGCATGAAAAGTTCCTTGCCAAAACCCTAGGTGCCACCAACGATCCCGGCGCGTACACCCCCGTCTTTGTCACTCACTACCCGAGAGAGATCAAAGCATTCTACATGCGAAGATCGGCTTCTTCAGCCAGCGGCATCCCCGGGACTCCCGGTGGTGATACGGTCGACTGTTTCGACCTGCTGGTGCCTGACTTGTGTGAAATTGCCGGCGGCTCCATGCGCGAGCATCGCCTGGAAGACCTTTTGGAGACAATGAAAGCTCGTGGCATGGGCTCTCCGGCCGCCGATGGGCGCGGGGGCCACACCGGCAGTGATCTGGACTGGTACGTCGACCTCCGTCGTTGGGGCTCCAATCCACATGGAGGCTTCGGCTTGGGCTTCGACAGACTTCTCAGctacctcgtcggcgtccccAACGTCAGGGACGTGGTGGCATTTCCACGCTGGTTCGGCCGGTGTGACTGTTAA